In Clavibacter californiensis, the sequence ACCTCGGCCGCAGCATGGAGGAGTCGGGCACGCGGCTCAGCGGATCCATGACCGACGCGGCCGACGCCCTCGGCCGCCTGCCGCTCGTGGGCGACGCCGCGCGCGGGCCCTTCGAGGACGCGAGCGGGATCGGATCCGGGCTCGTGCAGGCGGGTCGGGACCAGCAGTCGCTCGTCGGCACCATCGCGCTCGTGCTCGGGCTCCTCGTGGCGCTCGTGCCGATCGCGTTCATCGTGCGGCACTGGCTGCTGCGGCGCGTCTCGTTCGTGCGGCGCGCGGCCGCGGCCCGATCCCTCGCCGCGACGCCCGGCGGCACCGAGCTGCTCGCGCTGCGGGCGCTGTCGTCCCGGAAGCCGGCGGCGCTGCTGAAGGCCCACCCGGATCCCGTCGCCGCCTGGCGCGCGGGCGACCCGCGTGTCGTGCGGCAGCTCGCCGACCTGGCGCTGCGCGACGCGGGGGTGTCGGCCGGGCGGTGACGGATCGACCGGGGCGACATGACGCGGGCCGCATGCGAGGAGCATCCTCGGAAGCATGTCGCCTCTCCTCCTGGCCGGTCTCGCCGGCCTGCTCTCCGGGCTGTCGCTCGTCGTCGGATCCCTCGTCGCCTGGTTCGTGAAGGTCCCGCGGGAGGTCGTCGCGCTCGTGATGGCGTTCGGCGCGGGCGTGCTCATCTCGGCGCTGTCGTTCGACCTGGTCGACGAGGCGGCGGCGAGCGGCGGCGTGGTCCCCACGCTCGGCGGGTTCGTCGCGGGCGCGGTCGTGTACGTGGTGCTCGACCAGATCCTCGAGCACGGCGGGTTCCGGCGGAAGCACCACGGGAAGTCGGGCGGCGGGGGTGGGACCGGGGTCGGGATCGCGCTCGGCGCCCTGCTCGACGGCGTGCCCGAGACGGCCGTGCAGGGCCTCAGCCTCACGGGCGGCGGGGCGCTGAGCATCGGCGTGCTCGTGGCGGTCGTCATCTCGAACTTCCCCGAGGGCATGTCGAGCACGGCGGATCTGAAGCAGTCCGGCCGGAGCGCGCGCTACGTGTTCGGGCTCTGGACCTCCATCGCCGTGGTCTGCGCGCTCTCCTCGGTCGGCGGCTACGCGCTGCTGGGCGGCCTGCCGGAGAGCGGGCAGTCGGTCGTCATGGCGTTCGCGGCCGGCGCGATCCTCGCGATGATCTGCGACACCATGATCCCCGAGGCGTTCCGCAAGGCGCAGGCGCTCACCGGGCTCGTGACGGTGCTCGGGTTCGTGGCGAGCTACGCGGTGCACCAGGCGGGCTGAGCCGGGGGCGGGCGGCGGAACCGGGGGCAGACGGCGGAACCGCGTCAGGCGGCAGAGCCGCATCAGGCGTCGGAGCCGCGTCAGGCGTCGGCGGGCCGGTCGCGGGGCGAGACGTTGAAGCGATGCAGCAGCCCCGCGAGCTGCTCGACCTCGTCGGTGTCCCACGCGTAGAGGCGGTTCTGCAGGCGCTCGCGCGTGCCCATGCGCACCTGCGCGAGGCGCTCCTCGGCGAGCGGCGTGAGGGTGAGGATGGTGGAGCGGCGGTCCTCGGGATCCGGCTCGTCCTGCACGTATCCGGCCTCGCGCAGCACGCGGAGGTGCCGGCTCACCGAGCTCTTGTCCATGAGGAGGCCCGCCGCGACCGCGCCCGCCGAGGACGGACCGGCGGTGCGGATCCACCGCGCGACGGCGAAGGCACCCGGCTGCAGCCCGGGATGGAAGGTCGCGGCCTCCTCGACACGCAGGGACCGGATCGACATGAGCAGGGCCCCGAGCTCGGTCGCCACGGACGAGACGGCGGCCTCGCGCCCGTCGTCCGGGCCCTCGGCCGAGGCGTCTACCGCGGCATCGGCGGGGCGGTCGGGGGTGGGCTCCGGGATCACGTGCCGACCCTAACCGACGCCGATCAGGGAGCCCGGTACGTGTTGCGGCCCGCTGTCGAGGTGGCGAGCTCGACGACGGAGGGACCCGCCGCGGGCGCGAGGGCGTCGACCAGGCCGATCCGCAGCGCGGTCACCGTCCGCGCCGGACTCGTGTCGCGCCCGTCGCCCGGGACCACGACGCTCCCGGGGGGTGCCCCCGGTCGGTCCGGTTGGACGTTCACCATGACGGAGAGGACGCTCGGCAGCGGGGCCAGGACGGCTGCGACCGCGGTCACGAGGCGTCCCGAGAGCGTGGAGAGCGTGGCTCCGAGGGTGGTCACGGGTGTGACGAGCAGGGCGCCGACGGTGGTCGTGAGGGTCGACACGAGTGACGTGCTGAGGCCCCGCACGGCCGCCGAGAGGAGGTCGATGCTCCCGAGGCCGAGGGAGCCCAGCACCGGGTTGAGCACGGAGCCGAGGCTGAGCGCGTCCGCCGTGACGACGATCGGGCGGGTGCCCCCGGTCAGCTCCGCGAGCGTCC encodes:
- a CDS encoding ZIP family metal transporter → MSPLLLAGLAGLLSGLSLVVGSLVAWFVKVPREVVALVMAFGAGVLISALSFDLVDEAAASGGVVPTLGGFVAGAVVYVVLDQILEHGGFRRKHHGKSGGGGGTGVGIALGALLDGVPETAVQGLSLTGGGALSIGVLVAVVISNFPEGMSSTADLKQSGRSARYVFGLWTSIAVVCALSSVGGYALLGGLPESGQSVVMAFAAGAILAMICDTMIPEAFRKAQALTGLVTVLGFVASYAVHQAG
- a CDS encoding MarR family winged helix-turn-helix transcriptional regulator — its product is MIPEPTPDRPADAAVDASAEGPDDGREAAVSSVATELGALLMSIRSLRVEEAATFHPGLQPGAFAVARWIRTAGPSSAGAVAAGLLMDKSSVSRHLRVLREAGYVQDEPDPEDRRSTILTLTPLAEERLAQVRMGTRERLQNRLYAWDTDEVEQLAGLLHRFNVSPRDRPADA